The sequence below is a genomic window from Desulfobacterales bacterium.
ATATTTAGCATTTAACTTGTCGATTTTCATCGAATTTCAATTGGATTTGACCCAGAACAGTGTGGTAAAGTCTAACCAGTTTTTTAAATTTGAAAACATATCAGAATGTAAGGTGTAAAAATGAAAACATTAACTGTCAGATGGCAAAGACTTGTAAATGAAAAAGGAGAAACTTGCGAACGATGTCTTGCTACAGGAGATTCAACGCAAAATGCATTTAATAAACTCAAAAAGGCACTTGCAGAAATAGATATAGAATTGAAATTAGAAAAAGAAGCGCTTGACTTTTCAACCTTCACAAAAGATCCATTACAATCAAATCGAATTTGGGTTGACGGAAAGCCATTGGAAGCCTGGATCGGGGCTACCATTGGGAAAAGTCAATGTTGTGATGCATGCGGGGACTCCGATTGTAGAACGCTGATAGTTGATAAAGACACGTATGAGAAAATACCCGAAAATTTAATCATTAGGGCTGGCCTACTTGCCGCTGCCGAAATTCTTTAAATACAACAAAAAGCGGATTGATCACTTATTCATTTGCGATATCAAAAGGACATTATGAATGGAAACCTCTGCCAATTCTTCCCCAGAGATCAATCATCCGAAGCAAAATCTATACAAAAGAGCCTCTCTGCTCGCTAAAATCACCATTTTTTATAATCTGATTGAGGGGATCGTATCGGTTTTTTTCGGTATGGAGGACGAAACGCTCTCCCTTTTCGGTTTCGGTATCGATTCCTTTGTTGAGGTTTTGTCGGGGATTGGTATTTGGAATATGATTCAACGCATGAAGCACAACCCTGATGCCGATCCCGGACCTTTTGAAATAAAAGCTCTTCGGATTACTGGCACGGCGTTTTATGTACTGGCTGCTGGCCTATTAATTACTGCCGGTGTTAATTTATACCAGGGTCATCGACCTGAAACCACATTTTGGGGGATTGTAATTGCGGTGATATCCATCTTCACAATGTGGGTTTTGATCTATTTTAAGGTTAAAGTAGGAAAGCAATTGAATTCTGAGGCAATCTTGGAAGATGCTAATTGCACGAGAGCCTGTCTCTATCTTTCATTCACCCTTCTTTTATCCAGCGTAGGTTTTGAATTGACAGGAATAGGAGAAATTGATTCCATAGGCGCGGTCTTGATAGCCATCTTCGCATTCCGAGAAGGGCGAGAATCTTTTGAAAAAACACGTGGTGATTGAATTAAAACGGACCCGGTACGGAACTGTGGAGTGCATGGATTGGATACTTTCACAAGTTGTCATAAATCAGGATAAAATTATAACAGGTATTTAAATTGAGACTATTTAAACCGGACCCAAAAGATCACTGGGAGCGTGTCTATAAAAAAAACGCATCTACCGAA
It includes:
- a CDS encoding DUF2703 domain-containing protein, producing the protein MKTLTVRWQRLVNEKGETCERCLATGDSTQNAFNKLKKALAEIDIELKLEKEALDFSTFTKDPLQSNRIWVDGKPLEAWIGATIGKSQCCDACGDSDCRTLIVDKDTYEKIPENLIIRAGLLAAAEIL
- a CDS encoding cation transporter, producing METSANSSPEINHPKQNLYKRASLLAKITIFYNLIEGIVSVFFGMEDETLSLFGFGIDSFVEVLSGIGIWNMIQRMKHNPDADPGPFEIKALRITGTAFYVLAAGLLITAGVNLYQGHRPETTFWGIVIAVISIFTMWVLIYFKVKVGKQLNSEAILEDANCTRACLYLSFTLLLSSVGFELTGIGEIDSIGAVLIAIFAFREGRESFEKTRGD